Proteins encoded by one window of Anaerosalibacter sp. Marseille-P3206:
- the ispE gene encoding 4-(cytidine 5'-diphospho)-2-C-methyl-D-erythritol kinase produces the protein MEKETSMESITLEAYGKINLSLDVLGKRIDGYHDIETIMQSIDLKDKVVLRDSEEGITIECNNPQVPTDSTNLVYKAYRILRDMYSIKRGVHIKIQKNIPVAAGLAGGSTNAAATLIGLNELWGLKLSKEKLMNIGVKIGADVPFCIMGGTALAKGIGEELISLKDFSGHLVLLANIGIEVSTAHVYSSLKIDNIANRPNMDKLLLGIDKNDLNIISENMVNVLEEVTIGEHGQIQDIKNEMLEFGALGSLMSGSGPTVFGFFDNEEDLLKCKKSLEKKVKTLIITKTI, from the coding sequence ATGGAAAAGGAGACTAGCATGGAATCAATCACATTAGAAGCCTATGGAAAGATAAACTTATCCTTAGATGTACTAGGAAAAAGAATAGATGGATATCATGACATAGAAACTATAATGCAATCCATAGACTTAAAAGATAAAGTAGTATTAAGAGATAGTGAAGAAGGTATAACTATAGAATGTAACAATCCCCAAGTGCCTACTGATTCTACAAACTTAGTTTATAAGGCATATAGGATATTGAGAGATATGTATAGTATAAAAAGAGGAGTCCATATAAAGATTCAAAAAAACATACCAGTAGCTGCTGGACTAGCTGGGGGAAGTACAAATGCTGCAGCAACTCTTATAGGATTAAATGAACTATGGGGACTTAAATTGTCCAAAGAGAAACTAATGAATATTGGAGTGAAAATAGGTGCTGATGTGCCCTTTTGTATAATGGGAGGCACAGCACTAGCAAAGGGTATAGGAGAAGAACTTATAAGTTTAAAAGATTTTTCTGGTCATTTGGTTTTGTTGGCTAATATTGGAATAGAAGTATCTACAGCTCATGTATATAGTAGCTTGAAAATCGATAATATAGCTAATAGACCTAATATGGACAAGTTGCTTTTGGGAATAGATAAAAATGACCTAAATATTATTTCAGAGAATATGGTCAATGTATTGGAGGAAGTTACCATTGGAGAACATGGCCAAATACAAGATATAAAAAATGAGATGCTAGAGTTTGGGGCCTTAGGTAGCCTTATGAGTGGCAGTGGTCCAACTGTATTTGGATTTTTCGATAATGAAGAAGACTTACTAAAATGTAAAAAAAGTCTAGAAAAAAAAGTTAAAACATTGATAATAACTAAAACTATTTGA
- a CDS encoding spore germination protein, with the protein MLKDCDDVVYRDFKVGVNEEYSLALIYTDGLIDKKLISEFTMMPLMIGVREVNPTPLIVKQDLLKDITTRSLPNAEVSESDTMEDTIDAILSGDTALLIDGCDSTIIISSRGWPTRGIEESSSETAYRGPRDGFNETLKFNISLIRRRIKDPKLKVKMHKVGVRSKTDVAVMYIEDIANDMFLREVNNRLDNIDVDAIIESSILEEFIQDNPYSPFPQVENTERPDAVAASLYEGRIALIVDNTPSVLIAPATIGTLMQSTEDYYSRWPIATIVRIIRYLAAFVAVLSPALFISVTSFNPGVLPTRLAFYVAATRVNVPFPSVIEAFLMELTIEFLREAGTRISGPIGTTIGIVGGLIIGQAAVEAGIVSPLMIIVVAITAIATFALPSYELSAALRTYRFILMVFAAVLGVYGVMLGVIIMATNMVNLNSFGIPFASPYSGLGLSDGDIKDTLIKVPIKDLKYRPKFTFPRDKRRMK; encoded by the coding sequence ATCTTAAAAGACTGTGATGATGTTGTATACAGAGATTTCAAAGTAGGTGTAAACGAAGAATATTCTCTAGCACTTATCTATACTGATGGTCTTATCGATAAAAAGCTTATTAGTGAATTTACTATGATGCCCTTAATGATAGGGGTGCGAGAAGTAAACCCCACTCCATTGATTGTAAAACAAGATTTATTAAAGGATATTACAACAAGAAGTTTACCTAATGCTGAAGTTAGTGAATCTGACACAATGGAAGATACTATAGATGCGATATTATCTGGTGATACAGCATTATTAATAGATGGATGTGATAGCACCATAATAATATCTTCAAGGGGCTGGCCTACTAGAGGCATTGAAGAGTCATCATCAGAAACAGCATATCGTGGTCCAAGAGATGGTTTTAATGAAACACTAAAATTTAATATTTCTCTTATTAGAAGGCGTATTAAAGACCCTAAACTTAAAGTAAAAATGCATAAAGTTGGGGTAAGGAGTAAAACTGATGTAGCTGTTATGTATATTGAAGATATTGCAAACGATATGTTTTTGAGAGAAGTAAACAATAGACTAGACAATATAGATGTAGATGCTATCATTGAAAGCTCTATACTAGAGGAATTCATACAAGACAATCCTTATTCACCTTTTCCCCAAGTAGAGAATACAGAAAGGCCTGATGCTGTGGCTGCCTCTCTATATGAGGGGAGAATAGCTCTGATAGTAGACAATACTCCTTCTGTGTTGATAGCTCCTGCAACTATAGGTACACTTATGCAGTCTACTGAAGATTATTATTCAAGATGGCCTATAGCTACTATTGTGAGGATTATTAGATATTTAGCAGCATTTGTTGCAGTATTATCACCTGCTCTTTTTATATCTGTTACATCTTTTAATCCTGGAGTATTACCAACTAGACTTGCTTTTTATGTAGCAGCTACTAGAGTCAATGTACCCTTTCCATCTGTGATAGAGGCGTTTTTGATGGAACTTACAATAGAGTTTTTAAGGGAAGCGGGAACTAGAATATCTGGACCAATAGGAACCACTATAGGCATAGTAGGTGGTTTAATAATAGGTCAGGCTGCAGTTGAAGCTGGAATTGTAAGCCCTTTAATGATAATTGTAGTGGCGATAACTGCTATAGCTACTTTTGCCCTGCCAAGCTATGAACTTTCAGCTGCATTGAGAACCTATAGATTCATACTAATGGTATTTGCAGCAGTATTAGGTGTATATGGGGTAATGTTAGGTGTAATTATAATGGCTACAAATATGGTCAATTTAAACAGCTTTGGAATACCTTTTGCTTCACCATATTCAGGATTAGGGCTTTCAGATGGTGATATAAAAGATACCTTAATCAAAGTGCCTATAAAAGACCTAAAATATAGACCCAAATTTACTTTCCCTAGAGATAAAAGGAGAATGAAATAG
- a CDS encoding phage holin family protein yields MDNNDNNNKTRDTKNISIGEILLRILITAIVVGVAAFFTPGFSINNLWSLILAAIVIALLDYFVQKIAGIDASPFGRGITGFIVSAIILYVTKFIVPGFNISLWGAIIGALVIGIIDAIIPGKQGM; encoded by the coding sequence ATGGATAACAATGATAACAACAACAAAACAAGAGATACAAAGAACATCAGTATAGGAGAAATACTACTTAGGATTCTCATCACAGCCATAGTAGTTGGGGTAGCTGCTTTCTTTACTCCCGGATTTTCAATTAACAATCTATGGAGTCTAATATTAGCAGCAATAGTAATAGCGTTATTAGATTACTTTGTACAGAAGATTGCAGGCATAGATGCTTCTCCTTTTGGAAGAGGAATCACAGGATTCATTGTATCTGCAATCATATTATATGTTACAAAGTTTATTGTACCTGGATTTAATATATCTCTTTGGGGTGCCATTATAGGTGCTTTAGTAATAGGAATAATAGATGCAATAATCCCTGGAAAACAAGGGATGTAA
- a CDS encoding HesB-like protein encodes MNIKLTELAQEELRKQLQSKDNKSLRLYIAGMGUGGPTFGIALDEQKDRDEVIKVDDFTFLLDEDMRANFDDFNIDYSNNWLRRGFNIRAGRGGSSC; translated from the coding sequence ATGAATATAAAATTAACAGAATTAGCTCAAGAAGAGTTAAGAAAACAATTACAATCAAAGGATAACAAGTCATTGAGGCTATATATAGCAGGCATGGGCTGAGGTGGACCAACATTTGGTATTGCTTTGGATGAGCAAAAAGATAGAGATGAAGTTATCAAGGTAGATGATTTTACATTTTTATTAGACGAGGATATGAGAGCAAACTTCGATGATTTCAACATAGATTATTCTAATAATTGGTTGAGAAGAGGATTTAATATAAGAGCTGGTAGGGGAGGTTCTTCCTGCTAA
- a CDS encoding DUF1858 domain-containing protein: MITKDVLIGELIRQKPEAIEILMRFGMGCVGCPSSQMESLEEAAMVHGLDLEQLLRALNQ, from the coding sequence ATGATAACTAAAGATGTGCTTATAGGCGAATTAATTCGTCAAAAACCAGAAGCTATAGAAATATTAATGAGATTTGGCATGGGATGTGTAGGTTGTCCATCAAGCCAAATGGAATCACTAGAAGAAGCAGCTATGGTTCATGGATTAGATCTAGAACAATTGCTTAGAGCATTAAACCAATAG
- a CDS encoding CLC_0170 family protein gives MEILFLRVLSIIKGFFSYYLVFIMLIVSLFTLVVDIPKLKKGNFNREANIAKAISIIYIILGPIIYILLKKI, from the coding sequence GTGGAAATTTTGTTTTTAAGGGTTCTTTCAATAATAAAAGGGTTTTTTAGTTATTATCTCGTTTTTATAATGTTAATTGTAAGCCTATTCACATTGGTGGTTGACATTCCAAAACTTAAAAAAGGTAATTTCAATAGAGAAGCAAATATAGCAAAGGCAATATCAATAATCTACATAATATTAGGCCCTATAATTTATATATTATTGAAGAAAATTTAG
- a CDS encoding glutaredoxin family protein: MNATIYTIDTCIYCTKVKKYLSEKKIKYEEKNVQEDSKAREELLSMGYRTVPVIVLGKEEIVGFDKEKIDKIIR, translated from the coding sequence GTGAATGCTACAATATATACAATAGATACTTGCATTTATTGTACTAAGGTAAAAAAATATCTCTCAGAAAAGAAAATAAAATACGAAGAAAAAAATGTTCAAGAGGATTCAAAAGCTAGAGAAGAACTATTGTCTATGGGATACCGTACAGTTCCTGTGATAGTTTTAGGAAAAGAAGAAATCGTTGGATTTGATAAAGAAAAGATAGATAAAATTATAAGATAA
- a CDS encoding N-acetylmuramoyl-L-alanine amidase, with amino-acid sequence MYDFKFAEKPLEEMVKLLLPTQIDINFHIECLKAQAIVIRNNLLRSSINNGDDWDDYSGINLDKINRAVDETEGLIITFEGNPIMAYYHDSCGGSTENSEDVLDCSVTYLRKVLCDYCKDSPNYISSKQYSIEDLERILKAKIPKENTHEGEISGFIDNIDRDEEGRVKRLTIGRVEYTGTELMDMLELGSTRFYISPLNIQLTSIGRGHGLGFCQNGGNEMAKRGFSFDEILKYYYTGVKIEKYVLPSIKNPLLGKVLILDPGHGGKDFGHIGKLGLKESEIVLKVSKAVKDKLEALGAVVYLSRDEDREVLLKERVEFANHIRPNFLISFHMNYFPNSNMKGCEIYHYRGDVESKNLGNIIQKNLEGEMNIVNRGVREGKFSLFRNIGVNSMIIELGFLSNEYEEETFFDEKYLDNIAEVISKSILEYFENYFLPYYR; translated from the coding sequence ATGTATGATTTTAAATTTGCAGAAAAACCCCTTGAAGAAATGGTGAAACTGTTACTCCCAACACAGATTGATATAAATTTTCATATAGAATGTTTGAAAGCTCAAGCCATTGTGATAAGAAATAACTTACTCAGAAGTTCCATAAATAATGGAGACGACTGGGATGATTATAGTGGTATAAATTTAGACAAAATTAATAGAGCAGTAGATGAAACAGAGGGTTTAATCATTACATTTGAAGGAAACCCTATAATGGCCTATTATCATGATAGCTGTGGAGGAAGTACGGAAAATTCTGAAGATGTATTAGATTGTAGTGTTACTTATTTGAGGAAAGTCCTTTGTGACTATTGCAAAGATTCTCCAAATTATATTAGTTCAAAACAATATAGTATTGAAGATTTGGAGAGAATTTTAAAAGCAAAAATTCCTAAAGAGAACACTCATGAAGGGGAAATTTCTGGTTTTATTGATAATATAGATAGAGATGAAGAGGGAAGAGTCAAAAGATTGACTATAGGAAGGGTCGAATATACTGGCACAGAGTTAATGGATATGCTGGAATTAGGATCTACTAGATTTTATATTTCTCCATTAAATATACAATTGACCTCTATTGGTAGGGGTCATGGATTGGGTTTTTGCCAAAATGGTGGCAATGAAATGGCCAAAAGAGGATTTTCATTTGATGAAATTCTCAAGTACTATTATACAGGAGTAAAAATAGAAAAATATGTTCTTCCTAGTATAAAAAACCCACTTTTAGGGAAAGTATTAATATTAGACCCAGGTCATGGTGGTAAAGATTTCGGACATATAGGAAAATTAGGTTTAAAAGAAAGCGAAATAGTTCTTAAGGTTTCTAAAGCTGTAAAAGATAAACTTGAAGCACTAGGTGCTGTGGTTTATCTTTCGAGGGATGAAGATAGAGAAGTATTGTTAAAAGAAAGGGTAGAGTTTGCAAATCATATTAGGCCAAATTTTTTAATTTCATTTCATATGAATTATTTTCCTAATTCAAATATGAAAGGCTGTGAAATTTATCACTACAGAGGAGATGTGGAGAGCAAAAACTTGGGCAATATTATACAGAAAAACTTAGAAGGAGAAATGAATATTGTCAACAGAGGTGTAAGAGAGGGGAAGTTTTCCCTATTTAGAAATATAGGTGTGAATTCCATGATCATAGAATTGGGGTTTTTATCAAATGAATATGAAGAAGAAACATTCTTTGATGAGAAATATTTAGATAATATCGCAGAAGTTATAAGCAAAAGTATATTAGAATATTTTGAAAATTATTTTTTGCCCTATTATCGTTGA
- a CDS encoding glutaredoxin family protein — protein sequence MADITIYSTNTCPHCVAAKEYFDQKGIPFTEKNVQTDMNARKELMSMGHMGVPVIFIDGEEVVGFDRERIEDLLKK from the coding sequence ATGGCTGATATAACTATTTATTCAACAAATACTTGCCCACATTGTGTAGCAGCAAAAGAATACTTTGATCAAAAGGGAATTCCATTTACAGAAAAAAATGTTCAAACTGATATGAATGCAAGAAAAGAATTAATGTCTATGGGACACATGGGAGTACCAGTAATTTTTATTGATGGAGAAGAAGTTGTAGGATTTGATAGGGAAAGAATAGAAGATCTCCTTAAAAAGTAA
- a CDS encoding Veg family protein, producing MRSLLERNSLTKIKKDVEDSVGKKVILKANKGRKKIAVKEGILESAYPSIFVVKISNQYDSVRRVSYTYSDILTETVEVTVCDGEERKIKIS from the coding sequence GTGAGGTCTTTGTTAGAAAGGAATTCCCTAACTAAAATTAAAAAGGATGTAGAGGATTCAGTAGGCAAAAAGGTCATATTAAAAGCTAACAAAGGTAGAAAAAAGATTGCAGTAAAGGAAGGAATATTAGAGAGCGCTTATCCCAGTATATTTGTTGTAAAGATATCTAATCAATATGACTCAGTTAGAAGAGTATCGTATACTTATTCGGATATATTGACTGAAACAGTTGAAGTAACGGTATGTGACGGAGAAGAGAGAAAAATCAAAATAAGTTAA
- a CDS encoding late competence development ComFB family protein, translating to MKRADVLMVTNYMEILVSEVLNEVIDNYDICKCDDCIDDIKSIALNNLEPKYFLSSSEESEKKTFILNRQKRISVLAKVAESIQEVSKNEHNK from the coding sequence TTGAAAAGGGCTGATGTATTAATGGTAACAAATTATATGGAAATATTGGTTTCCGAAGTGCTTAATGAAGTAATTGATAATTATGACATTTGTAAATGTGATGATTGTATTGATGACATAAAGTCTATTGCCTTAAATAATCTAGAGCCTAAATACTTTCTCTCTTCTTCAGAAGAAAGTGAAAAAAAGACCTTTATTTTAAATAGGCAAAAGAGAATTTCCGTTTTAGCAAAAGTTGCTGAATCCATACAAGAAGTATCTAAAAATGAGCACAACAAATGA
- a CDS encoding DUF3794 and LysM peptidoglycan-binding domain-containing protein encodes MPAELVKDILKVDEIKGSESVQTLVETEIYLNQSKPEIENILWTDGKVEIMNVKIVKDMVIVNGILILKVIYKSKDEHIPIVTTETKVDFKEEINMVGIDEEMIATVKPQIEHIEYETIEGRKIILEALINLSSKVKRINSIEIVKDIVGGDGLQTLKEKVRYNRLLGANESYAQIKEAFEIKEAMPDIEEVLKLDTNIYEQETKVVEDKIIVSGLIEAAIIYYGGEKLNTVRREVNFNHFVDVEGAVKDADCDVKLEIMDGDFEVKEDIEGNLRIIDLEVKVKVSGKVYEIEEKELVLDAYSTKKLINVTTEEIEVGENIKRLKTKEIITETFKETGFREVYNVEGVPNLLDCRIIEDKVVLEGLLSMNVLYLDSLSKEVKSIVEEIPFKTYLDVEGIDKTMKADVDIVIEKIDYKIEDENLEVEVHLQNVVSLNRTKKLNIILDLIETEEYVNKRNRPSITIYIVQKNDTLWDIAKRYNTTVEDLIISNNISSPDNLMPGEKIIIEKIIDLGF; translated from the coding sequence ATGCCAGCAGAACTAGTTAAAGATATTCTAAAAGTCGATGAGATAAAGGGTTCGGAAAGTGTCCAAACCTTAGTTGAAACAGAAATATATCTAAATCAATCAAAGCCTGAAATAGAAAACATATTGTGGACTGACGGAAAAGTAGAAATAATGAATGTAAAGATAGTTAAAGACATGGTAATAGTAAATGGAATTTTAATACTTAAAGTTATCTACAAATCTAAAGATGAACATATTCCAATAGTAACAACAGAGACAAAAGTTGACTTTAAAGAAGAGATAAATATGGTTGGAATAGATGAAGAAATGATTGCAACAGTAAAGCCACAGATAGAACACATTGAGTATGAAACCATAGAAGGAAGAAAGATAATACTAGAAGCATTAATAAACTTATCATCCAAAGTAAAAAGAATAAACTCAATTGAAATCGTAAAAGACATTGTAGGTGGAGATGGACTTCAAACTTTAAAGGAAAAAGTAAGATACAATAGGCTGTTAGGAGCAAATGAATCTTATGCTCAAATAAAAGAAGCTTTTGAAATCAAAGAAGCTATGCCAGACATTGAAGAAGTATTGAAATTAGACACAAATATCTATGAACAGGAGACAAAGGTAGTTGAAGACAAGATAATAGTATCAGGGCTTATAGAAGCAGCTATTATATATTATGGCGGTGAAAAGCTCAATACAGTGAGAAGAGAAGTGAATTTCAATCACTTTGTAGATGTAGAAGGTGCGGTAAAAGATGCAGATTGTGATGTAAAACTTGAAATAATGGATGGAGATTTTGAAGTCAAGGAAGATATAGAAGGAAACCTAAGAATAATAGACTTAGAAGTAAAAGTAAAAGTAAGTGGTAAGGTTTATGAAATAGAAGAAAAAGAGTTAGTGCTAGATGCATATTCTACTAAGAAATTGATAAATGTAACAACAGAAGAGATAGAAGTTGGAGAAAATATAAAAAGATTAAAGACAAAAGAAATAATAACTGAAACTTTCAAAGAAACAGGCTTTAGGGAAGTTTACAATGTAGAAGGAGTTCCAAATCTATTAGATTGTAGAATAATTGAAGACAAAGTGGTATTAGAAGGTCTTTTGTCAATGAATGTACTATATCTAGATTCTCTATCAAAAGAAGTAAAATCTATAGTAGAAGAGATTCCATTTAAAACCTATTTAGATGTAGAAGGTATAGACAAAACCATGAAGGCAGATGTAGATATTGTGATAGAGAAGATAGACTACAAAATTGAGGATGAAAATTTAGAAGTAGAAGTTCATCTTCAAAATGTAGTATCCCTTAATAGAACTAAGAAATTGAATATCATATTGGATTTAATAGAAACTGAAGAATATGTTAATAAGAGAAACAGACCTAGCATAACTATATATATAGTTCAAAAGAATGATACTCTTTGGGATATAGCAAAGAGGTATAATACTACTGTAGAAGATTTAATCATTTCAAATAATATCTCATCACCAGATAATTTGATGCCTGGAGAAAAGATAATAATAGAAAAGATTATTGATCTTGGTTTTTAA
- a CDS encoding ArsR/SmtB family transcription factor, with protein MKRETNEKEIYEISSLDDEKITRLSEIFKALSDPTRLNIIYALSQDSLCVCDIAQVLDMTQSAISHHLRILRNLKLVKFRKEGKMVIYSLDDDHVLELFRQGLDHVNHQ; from the coding sequence ATGAAAAGAGAAACCAATGAAAAAGAAATATACGAAATAAGTTCATTAGATGATGAAAAAATAACTCGCCTCTCTGAAATCTTCAAAGCACTATCTGATCCAACAAGGCTTAATATTATATATGCTCTTTCTCAAGACTCCCTATGTGTTTGTGATATAGCTCAAGTCTTGGACATGACTCAATCAGCAATATCACATCATTTAAGGATATTGAGAAATTTAAAGTTAGTTAAATTTAGAAAAGAGGGGAAAATGGTTATATACTCTTTGGACGATGACCATGTACTTGAATTATTCAGACAGGGATTAGATCACGTGAACCATCAGTAA
- the mgtE gene encoding magnesium transporter, producing MDQRILEQYLQDKKYRELRSELIDMREVDIAEFLEEIDITTALMLFRMLPKDLAVEVFSYFPSEKQKEIVGNITDKEIQFIVDEMYFDDMIDLLEEMPANVVKKILSNSSAEERKLINQFLNYPQDSAGSLMTIEYVDLKKKMTVKEALAHIKDIGLSKETVYTCYVTDKNRKLEGIVSLRKLVVGEEEELIKDIMEEDVVYVNTHDDQETVADVFRRYGFIALPVVDMEGRLTGIITVDDIVDVIDKESTEDFQKMAAMSPSEERYLDTSVFTLAKHRIIWLLFLMVSATFTGGIIKRYESVLESSVLLAAFIPMLMDTGGNAGSQSSTLVIRGLALGEIELKDAGKVIWKEFRISTIVGIILAIVNFARIYYFEKVNFLVAFTVSVTLVVTVVVSKMIGGLLPIIAKKMKIDPAIMAGPLITTIVDALSLTVYFTIASAILNI from the coding sequence ATGGATCAAAGAATTTTAGAACAATACTTGCAAGATAAAAAGTATCGTGAACTTAGAAGTGAACTCATAGATATGAGAGAAGTAGACATAGCAGAGTTTTTAGAGGAAATAGACATTACTACAGCACTTATGTTGTTTAGAATGTTGCCTAAAGATTTAGCGGTAGAAGTATTTTCATATTTTCCAAGTGAAAAACAAAAAGAGATAGTCGGAAATATTACAGACAAAGAAATACAGTTTATAGTAGATGAAATGTACTTTGATGACATGATAGATTTATTAGAAGAGATGCCAGCTAATGTAGTGAAAAAAATTCTTAGTAATTCAAGTGCTGAAGAACGCAAACTTATTAATCAGTTTTTAAACTACCCTCAAGATTCTGCTGGCAGTTTAATGACTATTGAGTATGTAGATTTGAAAAAGAAGATGACTGTAAAAGAAGCATTAGCTCATATAAAGGACATAGGGCTTTCTAAGGAAACTGTTTATACCTGTTATGTAACCGATAAGAATAGGAAATTAGAAGGAATAGTTTCTCTTAGGAAACTTGTAGTAGGAGAAGAAGAAGAGCTTATCAAAGACATAATGGAGGAAGATGTAGTATATGTAAACACTCATGATGATCAAGAGACTGTAGCTGATGTGTTTAGACGTTATGGTTTTATAGCTCTTCCAGTAGTTGACATGGAAGGTAGACTTACAGGAATTATAACCGTAGATGATATCGTTGATGTTATAGACAAAGAAAGTACTGAAGACTTTCAAAAGATGGCGGCTATGTCACCATCAGAGGAAAGATATCTCGATACAAGTGTATTTACTTTGGCTAAGCATAGAATAATATGGTTGTTGTTTTTAATGGTTTCTGCCACATTTACAGGAGGAATAATCAAAAGGTATGAAAGTGTATTAGAGTCTTCAGTATTGTTAGCTGCATTTATTCCAATGCTCATGGACACTGGAGGAAATGCAGGTAGCCAATCTTCAACCCTTGTGATAAGGGGTTTGGCATTAGGGGAAATTGAGTTAAAAGACGCAGGAAAAGTAATATGGAAAGAGTTTAGAATAAGTACCATAGTTGGAATTATTTTGGCTATAGTTAATTTTGCTAGAATATATTATTTTGAAAAAGTTAATTTTCTTGTAGCATTTACAGTTTCAGTAACCTTAGTAGTAACTGTTGTAGTTTCTAAGATGATTGGTGGATTGTTGCCAATCATAGCAAAAAAGATGAAAATTGACCCAGCTATAATGGCTGGACCACTAATTACAACCATAGTGGATGCATTGAGTTTAACTGTATATTTTACAATTGCTTCAGCTATATTAAACATATGA
- a CDS encoding P-loop NTPase has protein sequence MNIDKIYEALGNVNDPELKRSLVDLNMIKSVSEEKGHVKVVVNLTTMGCPLKNTIKDDIIREVSALDEVKSVEVEFGEMTKEEKEKIFGVPEQKVRSFENTTVLAIGSGKGGVGKSTVTANLGVALSKMGYNVGIIDADILGYSIPQIMGIKDERPTVIGEQVIIPVEKEGVKIMSMGNLVGEDEALIWRGPILTGVLHQFLNEVHWGELDFLLLDLPPGTGDIPLSIMQEMKNSKFLIVTTPQITAKGVAKRLGIMAQKTNTEIIGVVENMSYFICDNCNEKHYIFGQGEGEKLSNELGVNFLGEIPLLKTIRESSDKGVLPSSDLESNIGSIYKAIGEKIIKNI, from the coding sequence TTGAATATAGACAAAATATATGAGGCATTAGGGAATGTCAATGATCCTGAGCTAAAAAGAAGTTTAGTAGACTTAAATATGATAAAGTCAGTTTCAGAGGAAAAGGGTCATGTAAAAGTAGTAGTGAATTTGACAACAATGGGTTGTCCGCTAAAAAATACAATCAAAGACGATATAATAAGAGAAGTAAGTGCATTAGATGAAGTGAAAAGTGTAGAAGTAGAATTTGGAGAGATGACAAAAGAAGAAAAGGAAAAAATATTTGGAGTGCCAGAACAAAAGGTGAGAAGTTTTGAAAATACAACTGTTTTAGCTATTGGAAGTGGAAAGGGAGGAGTTGGCAAATCTACAGTTACAGCCAACTTAGGAGTTGCTTTAAGTAAGATGGGATACAATGTAGGTATAATAGATGCAGATATATTAGGATATAGTATTCCTCAAATAATGGGAATAAAGGATGAAAGACCTACAGTTATAGGAGAGCAAGTTATTATTCCTGTAGAAAAAGAAGGAGTAAAAATAATGTCTATGGGAAATTTAGTAGGAGAAGATGAAGCTCTTATCTGGAGAGGACCAATACTTACTGGGGTATTACATCAATTTTTAAACGAGGTTCATTGGGGAGAATTAGATTTTCTACTATTAGATTTACCTCCAGGAACAGGAGACATACCTCTAAGTATTATGCAGGAAATGAAGAATTCTAAATTTTTAATAGTTACAACTCCACAGATTACTGCTAAAGGCGTAGCAAAGAGATTGGGTATTATGGCTCAAAAGACAAATACTGAAATAATTGGCGTAGTTGAAAATATGTCTTACTTTATCTGTGATAATTGTAATGAAAAGCATTATATATTTGGTCAAGGAGAAGGAGAGAAATTGAGTAATGAACTAGGAGTAAACTTCCTAGGAGAGATACCTCTTCTTAAGACTATAAGAGAAAGTAGTGACAAAGGAGTTCTTCCTTCATCAGATTTAGAATCAAATATTGGCAGTATTTATAAGGCTATTGGAGAAAAAATTATTAAAAATATTTAA